The genomic stretch ACGCTCCACAACAGCCTTGCCCCTGATGTCCGGCATGTCTTCATCGATCATCAACAACTGGAAGGGATGACCCTGGGCCGCGGCCTCCCGCAATGATTCGATTGCCTTGTCACCACCTGCAACATCAACTGTTTCGAGCCCCCATCCCGCCAGTGTTTCGGAGAGAAAGCGCCGACTGGTGTGATTGTCGTCGACAATAAGAGCTCTGATGCCCCCTAGATCGCAATGAGGGGTATGAGCCACCGAGCTGTCCTCAACCTCGGCCGCAGACAGAGAGAGGGCAAAGGAAAAAAGGCTGCCCTGCCCTACGTGACTTTCAACCTGGATCTGGCTCCCCATGGCTTCGATGATCTGCTGGGAAATAGCCAGACCAAGGCCGGTTCCGCCATAGTTGCGGGAAACCGAGTTGTCCACCTGACTGAATTTTTGGAAGAGACGATCCAGGCGATCAGCAGGTATGCCTATTCCAGTGTCCTTAATGGAAAAACATAGGGTGTATCGACTCTTATCCGCCTCCACTTCCATCACGGTCACTTCGACCACCACCTCGCCCTGCACCGTAAACTTAACGGCATTGCCAACCAGGTTGGTCAACACCTGCCGGAGACGACTGGGATCGCCGACCAGAGTGAGGGGCACCTCTGGCGCAATATGGCAAACCAGTTCAAGCCCTTTTTGGTGAGCACGCACGGCCAGAGCGCGGCAGGTGTCCTCCACCATGTCCCGCAGAGTAAAAGGACTTGCCTCCAGCTCCAGAAACCCCGCCTCGATTTTGGAAAAATCAAGAATATCATTAATAATCTTCAGCAAAGACTTGCCGGATGACCGGACCATTTCCAGATATTCCCGCTGCACGCGAGTCAGAGAGGTGTCCAAGGTCAATTCGGTCATGCCGATGATGGCATTCATGGGAGTGCGAATCTCATGACTCATCGCTGCCAGGAAATCACTTTTGACCTGACTTGCCTCCTCGGCCCTCTCCTTGGCGCGCATAAGATCTGCAAAAAGGCTTCGATACGGATATCGTAGCGCCCCCCGAATCAGGGCATAATAGATCAGAATCAGGGCCAGGAACTTGAAGACATGACCGAGATAATTAAAGAAACCATACACATCGGCATAGAGGGTAAAACTCATCTCGGCGAGAACGGTCAGAGCGAGCGATCCGACCAGCAACGGAACGATTCGTGAAGCAAACCGGGTACGACGGCGCCAGAAAAGGATACCTGCCGCTATTAAAAGAGCCGAAACGATAAATTCGCTGGCGATCTTGAACGAGGTTAAGCCCTGACCAGCCACGAAACAGTCAGGAAACCAGCCCTGTACGATGGAAATCGTCAAAATCGTTGCAGCGGCCATGGAGCCAACAAGGGTTGAAGCCGCAGGTAGTGGTCTGCGGCCCACCAGCAGAGCGGCGGCGAGCAACCCCAAACCCTGAAAATAGCGAGCGGCAAGCCAGAACTGGGTGGGCTGATTGGAGTTCCAGACCGGGAAGACCCCCATCCCTTTATAGGCCAGGGTGTGCAAAAGATCGAGGCCGGCAACCCCTAGAAAGGTGCAGGCAATCATCAGCAACGGACCGCTGCGGGCAAAGGTGCGGGTGTTCCAGCCGATACTGAAAATCGTGATGGCAACCCCGACACTCAGCATCTCGACGATAGTGTGAAAGAGAAGGTAGTTATGCTGGCTCAGAGGAAAAAGAGGAACGAGAATGGCGAGACAAAGTGTGAATTTAAGCAGAAATGTACGCAGAAGTTTTAATGATGACCCCGAGGGGGTGCCTTGATCTGCATTCAAAGATGCCGGATTGTCGGATAGTTTCATAGGATTGTCTTCTCATGAGAGGTCGATGCGACTATAGCAAAAAATGACCGAACGGCCAAACGGGAAACCAACCCGGGCATGTGACGACCTAAACCGTCTTTTAAAAGGATACAAAAACGGCCAACCTCCACGCTGGGGAAGTTGGCCGTTTTTGTATTCAAAACCGATGAACAGGCTGCCGTTTGTGAAAGTGGCAGGCTGAACCCTCTGCTACGTCAGCCTGTTGGCAGACAGTTCATTACTTCATGCCTTTAAGTCCGAACATTCCCTGTAATGCAGCCGGCAGATCGGCCGGCAGGATCACCGTTTTGGCGTTCTCGGAGACACCCAACTCCTGCAGAGCGGTGATATATTTTTCCCCCAGCAGATACAGCGCCGGCAGTTGTTCAGAACCAATGCCTTGCTGTACCAAAGCCAGAGCATCTTTGGTGGCGTTGGCCAGCACGATACGGGCTTCGGCCTGTCGACGAGACGCTTCCAGATCCCCTTCCGCCGCCAGAATCGAGGCTTGTTTTTTACCTTCGGCGGTTAGGATGGCGGCCTGTTTTTCGCCTTCTGCCTCGGTAATGGCCGCCCGACGAATCCTTTCGGCAGCGGCTTGCCGTTCCATGGAAGCCTGCATGGTGGATGACGGCTTGATGTCCTGAATCTCGATACTTTTGACCGTCAGACCCCAATCTTCCAGATCCGTCGAAATGGCCTGAATGAGTCTGACTTTGATCTGTTCACGGGAGCTGAGCGCA from Desulfuromonas sp. KJ2020 encodes the following:
- a CDS encoding MASE3 domain-containing protein, with product MKLSDNPASLNADQGTPSGSSLKLLRTFLLKFTLCLAILVPLFPLSQHNYLLFHTIVEMLSVGVAITIFSIGWNTRTFARSGPLLMIACTFLGVAGLDLLHTLAYKGMGVFPVWNSNQPTQFWLAARYFQGLGLLAAALLVGRRPLPAASTLVGSMAAATILTISIVQGWFPDCFVAGQGLTSFKIASEFIVSALLIAAGILFWRRRTRFASRIVPLLVGSLALTVLAEMSFTLYADVYGFFNYLGHVFKFLALILIYYALIRGALRYPYRSLFADLMRAKERAEEASQVKSDFLAAMSHEIRTPMNAIIGMTELTLDTSLTRVQREYLEMVRSSGKSLLKIINDILDFSKIEAGFLELEASPFTLRDMVEDTCRALAVRAHQKGLELVCHIAPEVPLTLVGDPSRLRQVLTNLVGNAVKFTVQGEVVVEVTVMEVEADKSRYTLCFSIKDTGIGIPADRLDRLFQKFSQVDNSVSRNYGGTGLGLAISQQIIEAMGSQIQVESHVGQGSLFSFALSLSAAEVEDSSVAHTPHCDLGGIRALIVDDNHTSRRFLSETLAGWGLETVDVAGGDKAIESLREAAAQGHPFQLLMIDEDMPDIRGKAVVERLRRENLLPDHVILLLPSTDISSHAEVSWAREAGSCLVKPIQPSKLFNAIIENFQPQEIGIDRQMPTVNPEYCAPVPACILLVEDNRVNQLLARTLLEKRGWTVRLASDGSQALTLIEQGGIDLVLMDVQMPGMDGLQATRLIREAEKTRGEHLPIVGLSAHATKADRQKCLDAGMDDYVTKPIQVDALYNAVERLLPVPRLRSQAAIDLDDFLYAVNGDRRFLADLVGQFRHDYPHSLHDLLHAFRQGDGQGAEKIAHSLKSVVGIFGAGAAVELLQRIESLAESQQMKTGEELLQQLQDEMERVEKSLVDFMASDLGEPPEA
- a CDS encoding SPFH domain-containing protein, which encodes MDIALIIIGAILLLVVITISAGVKIVPQGYEFVIMRLGKYQSTLKPGLNIIIPYIDTIAAKVTRKDISLDIPSQEVITRDNAVIITNAIAFINIHTPHKAIFGIDHYEHATRNLVMTNLRAIIGQMDLDDALSSREQIKVRLIQAISTDLEDWGLTVKSIEIQDIKPSSTMQASMERQAAAERIRRAAITEAEGEKQAAILTAEGKKQASILAAEGDLEASRRQAEARIVLANATKDALALVQQGIGSEQLPALYLLGEKYITALQELGVSENAKTVILPADLPAALQGMFGLKGMK